In the genome of Lathyrus oleraceus cultivar Zhongwan6 chromosome 4, CAAS_Psat_ZW6_1.0, whole genome shotgun sequence, the window TATCGAGTTAGTCAATATTCTAATCAAATATGTTGATGCTATATGTTCAAGCTTGATTCATCTTAATATGTTTTGTTAGATCACAATGTCAATGATTGAGCTTGAGAAACAAATAACTAATTTATTTAATGTGTGATCATATTTTTATTTAATCGATGTTTCTAACTATTGCTATTGTTTATCATGTAACATTTTGATTTTCATCTGATTTAATGAGTTTTTTTTCAAGTGTGTTTACTGAGGATATAACCATTTTAAATTCTAATATCCTAAAATATATTTATGAGTTTTTTCAAAGGATTTGAGAAGTTCAAGAGAGGAAAATTATTTTCTTAATATAAATTTGAATTGACCCTCTTAAATCTTGCCATTAAATATCAACAATAAATCAAAATTGATCCATCAATTTAAATCAAAACGAAAACTCAACCCAATAAGACGGAAAACTAACTAAGAAAAAAAAAGGCTTATGTTAAAATATATAACTTCAATATGTATGAATCCATACCCATACCATACCAAAGCTCATTCCATTTGTAGTAGCGTCTGTCCATTTGTATGAATCCATGCCCTTTTAAGATTTGAGATTGAAACATGAAAGAAACTAAATACAAGCGCCATACTGCCCCATACTTTGGATATGCCCACATTTACTAAACACGAAATGTTTCCTTAACCTACCATTCATTTCCTATATTACCCTCTCTCCTAAAAGTTCGAAAAATCAATTTAATTTATAACAACTGGGATTAATGAGTAATATctataaaaaaaaaagaattttaGAAAATAAATGAAAGGATAAATTAGGAATATCTCCGGGAAAAAACAGAAACGTAACTAACTAACGTAGAGTTTATCGTGAACAAAACCAGGGCAGTGAAGTAACACCAGATACCAACTGAGCCGGTGACGGAGTTTTTGTATCAATCCAATCAAATTCTTCCACGTCAACACTCCTTCCTTTAACGTCACCCACGTGTCGACGGTCACCGTCAACTCACCCTCTTCCGTCAAAAAACGTTACCAATATCgaaaaaataaaatacaaaaacaaaatTAAACGTAACAAACCACGAAAAGACGTCGGTAATATTGATTCTCGCCGGccaaattttaaaaataaataaatgaataaataaataaaacccTAAACTATTTCTCTCTCTAACTActttctctctctttttttctcGGTGAATCGGAGGTGAGGTTGTTATGGACGACGACGACGAGATCCACTCCAATCCATCACCGTTGAGCGGATCTCCGGTGTCATCACCGGGAGCAATAGGTCGGATTTCGGTGACGGTTGCGGCGCCTGCGCCGCAAGAACAACCGGTGGTGAACAGCTATGCATTAGCGCTTCCGATTCAGAATCAGCCGAGAGGAAACAACGGTGGAGGGAGGGAGGATTGCTGGAGCGAAGGCGCGACGGCGGTGCTGATCGAAGCGTGGGGAGAGAGGTATCTTGAATTGAGCAGAGGGAATCTGAAGCAAAAGCATTGGAAGGAGGTGGCTGAGATCGTTAACGGGAGAGAGGATTATTTGAAGGCGCCGAAAACTGATATCCAGTGCAAAAACCGGATCGATACGGTTAAGAAGAAGTACAAATCGGAGAAAGCCAAGATCGCTGCCGGAGGCGGCATCGCAGTCAGTAAATGGCCGTTTTATGATCGATTAGAACACCTGATCGGTCCAACCGCTAAGATCACCGGCGTCACAGGTGCCAGCACTTCCGGAAACAGTAATTTGCCACCGCAAAAAGTTCCGCTGGGAATTCCGGTAAATCTTCGCCCCGGCGGTGTTGCGAATCTGTTTAATAATTCTCAAAAGAAAAATCAGAAGCAACAGCCACAGCCACAGGTTCAGTTGAATTACCAGAAGGTTCAGCTCCGACCACGAGTTCCGGCGGTGGATTCCGATAACTCATCGGAAAGAGAAGCAATATCGCCAGTTTCAAGTGACAGTTTACCGCCGGAGAGTCACGAGAGGAAGAGGACGAAAGTGAATCCAACTGGCGGAGAAGGGAGAAGAAAAGGAAAAGGTTGGGGAAGTGCGGTGAGGGAATTGACTCAGGCAATTGTGAAATTCGGTGAAGCTTATGAACAAGCGGAAACATCGAAGTTGCAGCAGGTAGTGGAGATGGAGAAACAGAGGATGAAGTTTTCAAAGGATTTGGAGTTGCAGAGAATGCAGTTTTTCATGAAAACACAGTTGGAGATTTCACAGCTCAAGCTTGGAAGAAGAAAACGTGTTACTGGTAATGGTAACCCTAGCAATCATCATAACAACAACACCAATGaaaacatcaacaacaaccataACAATAATAGTGACACTGAATGAGTGAGTGATGATTATGATTAGGTTAAGGTTAGATTCAAATTTCAATTCCAATTCCAATTAGTCTTTCTGTGAAGACTTGTGTATGTGTTTAGTTATAATGGATTAATATGTATCCATTAATTGTTACAGTTAACTTAGTGAGATGTTGTTGCCAATGAGAGAATAAGAAAAAGAGGAGTGTGTTGTGCTAAATAATTTAGTATATCGATGTAGCATATGTATATCATCATTATGTGTAACACCGTTCTGAATTGTTGTTATTATCAGTATCATTGTTGATAGGCTCTCTACTTTTGATACAATGTACATATTGGATTTGGAAACTGATGTTTTCTAATTTAGCAAAATGCTGTAGCATGGACGTTTGAATATTTGTGGGTGTTGTTAATCATGTCATAAAACATTACTATTTTAGGTTCTCGGTAGTGAGTGTGTTTGAAATCATAATGCAGTAGTTTCATGTTGAAATTGTATAAATCAGCTCTGCATTGTGATAAGTGAATGAATACTTTGATGGAAATTATAGGATTATAGGTTTCACTGTATATAGTTAATGGGGTCAAAGAAACTCATGCACCAAGAGACTCTTTGAGTGAGTGTATGGTTCACGATGACAACATAACATATTTCAATGGTTAAGGGAGTATTAAGGAAGAAAAATAAGTCAAACCAGAAGCAAAATGGCCTATTGAATCTCTTACAACATCACTTCACTGAGAGATCAAAGAAGAAGCTAATTGAATTGATTATGGCATTTGACTGATTGGAGTCATGGAACTATATTATCAACAATTCAATAATCATGCAAACAAAGGTGTGTCTGCCTGTGTTTGTTTTTTTAGCCCATACGCTGAGCAAACATATATGGTTTCAACCCCAAATATTTTTATCTAAATAACCaacattttaaaaataattcCTCAAATAATTAATTTTTTCAACTAATTTCTAAAATAATCtattttcaaaacaaaataaattaaaaacatAAAAATTTGTCAAATAAATTGACGACTCCTTTAAAAAAAAGTTGGTGTGAATTGAATTGACGTCTTCTATAGACTTAACCAATCCAATTGACATTTGTGTTTAAAGGTTAATGGTCGGCACCAATTCATCTGGTCCATGAGtgtaataatttttttaattaaaataataaattattttaaaaaattaatatttaatttaaatatgaTTACGTACGATAACATTTTAACACTAACAATGATCGGGTTGGTCATGCATGTCACCGGTTCCACACCCCTAGCTACATTTACTTGTTGCGCTTGTTGTTGATTCACCCAAGTGTTTGAGAATTTGAGGAATCGGGAACATCACCATCACCAGATTCCCTAATAAGTTCTTGCAATTTTCAagtagtcttgtgtatgcatcgaCGCGTTGCCATAACTGAGTTTGTGACTCATGCCTAAGTAGTTGTGTTGTGTTGATGGGGTTATTAGTGAGTGGCCTGGTCGATTGAATGGGGATATTGGTGTCAATGATTCATTGGAGAGAGGAAGAAATGATTGTTGTGGCGTTTGGTTGACATATGTTTGTGCATTTTAGCTATTGTAGGGGGAAGTGTTGATGTTAAATATTTTTTGGGTGTTTTGGCTATGGTAGGATGATGTGCTGAGGGCATATGGTTGTTGGGTATTAAAAGATGTGTTTTGTCCATGTTGTCAGTGGTGGTATGTGATATCCTCTTGGTTTTGTGGTTGGGTGTCTGACATGTATTGGTTGTGGATTTGAGTGTTTGTGGGTTGATAATTTTGTTGGGTATGGAGTTGTGTGTAAGTTGTCTGGTAATTTTGTTAGGGGTTAGAGGTTAAAGCTTCTTGTGTGTAAGTGGTTTGGCGTGAGTCGTATAAATACCTATCTTTGgagaaaaccctaattttaaccGATTTGTACCAATACATATAATTAATGGTTGGTTTAGATTTGGATGACATGACAATGTCATTTAAGCCTCGTTTAAGATTCAGTTGCCAAAGCTAGCACACATATGGTTACATATCTTGACCTTCATAAAAGCACTTTTAGTGTAGAGGAGACAATAGACCACAATGAGGCGATGTCAAAGGGATACTATCGAGTTGAACTAAATAGAGGTTGGTGAGACTGCAGAAAGTTTCAAGCCTTCTGTATGCCTTGCTGCCATGTCACTGTGGCATGCTCATATGCTCTTTAGGACGCTTCCAAGTATCTAGTCGTCGTTTATAAAGTCATAAATGTATTCAGTATGCATAATAATAGCTTTCTGGTAGTAACAATGGATGAATATTGACATACATATCAAGGGAATACAATTTGGCACAACAAAAATATGTGAAGGAAGAAAAAAGATCGCCCAAATAGTACGCGCATTAGAATTAAAATGGATATGACTGACAAATTCTTAAAATTATATGGTATATGTCGTCAGGCCGGACACAATCAAACACATTATTTCAATATAGAAATAAGCTCTACataataatttattttttgtttaaaTTTTGTAACCTTGGCATTTAATATATTCTTGAATTCTCAAAGGTCGAATAATCATCACCTTGCACAAGTCAGAAGTCGGTTAGGGTTCACATAACTATAAAATAAGCATGCTGGAACCGGTCTCGTAATACTCTAACAGGAGAACAAGTTGGACCCGACTTCGTGAACGATGCTAGGAAGCCATATGAACAGTCACAATGGACGATTATGAAACATCTCCATGATTATACGGGAGTTATAGAAGCTGAGGAAAAAGGCGTTATATGGTAACTATAGAGGGCGACAAATATTACCCAGAGTCACCTTAATGAGGGATATGAAGAAGCATCCCTTTAAAGGTCATTGATGGGTGAGGGAGTATAAAAGGAGACTTCCCCGTGAGGAAAGGAACAACTAATACCTCATAACTATATAGGACGATTGTAACTTCACTTGACTAGCTTCAAGGAAGTTTCCCTAAACACTGTTTAGCAAGAACATTTGGTGCTCACCATAGGACCTTGGTAAAACTTTCACAGGCCTCACAAAAATCGTATATTTTATCATAGCAAAGCAATGTCTGGATAACCTCCTAGCAGAAGTGAATCTCGTACACCTCAAGATATGGCATAACTTCTAGCAATTGTAGAGAACATGCGCCAACATAATGAGTCTCTACAAGAAAGTGTCCATATATTGCAACAATCACAAAGTACTAAGGAAAGGGAAAAAGAGGAAGAACCCCTTGATCCTCAACCTCTGCCAGAAGCAATTTGGGGTGACcagtgtcatacggtgaactggactttttgtggttttaatcgcaatgtcgcggttagcaagagtcgccaccgacttttcttttatccaataaggaaaggtggaaaagaacaggaaaaaccttaatttagattttgggttcgggaggtacattatacaaagggaaggtgttagcaccctttgtatccatggttatccatgggctcttaattgctcgatcacttatattatttttgtctaaaaaaaagtgtttgtgaattgtttagaaaaattgttttgaaaagagaatttaactttgtaatgattcttgtatgaatgtatacaaagtgattatctcgtttagttttgaaaattgtttagaaaaatataactcggtaatgattctagtatgaatgtataccaagtggtgattttctgaaggtattttgaaaggtgtgaggtgtgaaaaaatgttttaggttgtgagccagcaattaagagttataccgacccaaggtctttatgagtatttcctatccttatgagggtaaaactgtccttattattgagaaataagtagttttatcctttggatgtaaaagggtcatcgtagggtcatcgattggtcattgaaggcaacagttatgaggataccttagcattcgaagggactatcatcatttaaccgtaggcaacatcggagggtcatcgagggacaaagttgtatattcgaaggcaacatccgagggactataatttattttatgatgatttaaccgaagggtctttgctaagggtatccccacgttcgcgggacatgaccgtaatatcgtaatcgtaaggcaacaaagagaggtccaagatcacttattcaaaggcaaagttttacaattaattatataattaggatgaaactccacattaaaattattaaaa includes:
- the LOC127076229 gene encoding trihelix transcription factor ASIL2 → MDDDDEIHSNPSPLSGSPVSSPGAIGRISVTVAAPAPQEQPVVNSYALALPIQNQPRGNNGGGREDCWSEGATAVLIEAWGERYLELSRGNLKQKHWKEVAEIVNGREDYLKAPKTDIQCKNRIDTVKKKYKSEKAKIAAGGGIAVSKWPFYDRLEHLIGPTAKITGVTGASTSGNSNLPPQKVPLGIPVNLRPGGVANLFNNSQKKNQKQQPQPQVQLNYQKVQLRPRVPAVDSDNSSEREAISPVSSDSLPPESHERKRTKVNPTGGEGRRKGKGWGSAVRELTQAIVKFGEAYEQAETSKLQQVVEMEKQRMKFSKDLELQRMQFFMKTQLEISQLKLGRRKRVTGNGNPSNHHNNNTNENINNNHNNNSDTE